From Dietzia sp. ANT_WB102, a single genomic window includes:
- a CDS encoding AMP-binding protein, translated as MSRDVSEFTIQAAPWSPPLDPEGFQWEIPEQFNIGAACTEAHPPESPAIVVDRGGDPPEITTFGELGARARRLITFLRERGVGEGDRVAVMCAQSAETAVAHVASYLMGAIAVPLSVKFGPEAALFRMGDSGAVAAVFDADCYSRLAGELADLPELRTVLVTGDAVPEGGGRTGGAVQTGDAVPVTGTAPDDASALTVLPLAVTEDADLAVVVPVTGPDDPALLIYTSGTTGQPKGALHGHRVVLGHMPGVVRALDGFPQRATTGEPGDVFWTPADWAWAGGLLDVLLPSLYSGVPVVASNRRPSPETVEHILRRHSVTCSFLPPTILKMMRASDVDYARTGLRAAFSGGESLGEAVAEWARDALRVQVNEIYGQTECNLIVGTCHARFPSPPGSMGRPTPGFDLVLLDEVGEPAATGEVGEICVRLPSPNAFLRYWNAPEKTAEKTAGGVLHTGDLATVDDDGNFWFSGRNDDLISSAGYRVGPGEIEDQILRHPSVDEVAVIGVPDDLRGEAIVAYVIASEGVTGSDELAHEIQAFVKERLAFYQYPREVVFLDELPTTNTGKIRRAQLRSTYSSSRKDVQ; from the coding sequence ATGTCACGAGACGTGAGCGAGTTCACAATCCAGGCAGCTCCGTGGAGCCCGCCACTGGATCCCGAGGGTTTCCAGTGGGAGATCCCGGAGCAGTTCAACATCGGCGCCGCCTGCACGGAGGCGCATCCGCCGGAGTCTCCCGCGATCGTGGTGGACCGGGGCGGCGATCCGCCGGAGATCACCACGTTCGGCGAACTCGGGGCCCGTGCCCGCCGACTCATCACGTTCCTGCGCGAGCGCGGCGTCGGCGAGGGGGATCGCGTCGCCGTGATGTGCGCGCAGTCCGCGGAGACCGCCGTCGCCCACGTGGCCTCGTATCTCATGGGCGCGATCGCGGTCCCGCTGTCGGTGAAGTTCGGGCCCGAGGCGGCGCTGTTCCGGATGGGCGACTCCGGCGCGGTCGCTGCCGTCTTCGACGCCGACTGCTACTCCCGCCTGGCCGGCGAACTCGCCGACCTGCCCGAGCTGCGGACCGTGCTCGTCACGGGCGACGCGGTGCCGGAGGGCGGGGGCCGGACGGGCGGCGCGGTGCAGACGGGCGACGCGGTGCCGGTCACGGGAACGGCGCCGGATGACGCGAGCGCGCTCACCGTGCTGCCGCTGGCGGTGACGGAGGATGCTGACCTCGCCGTCGTCGTTCCCGTGACCGGACCCGACGACCCCGCGCTGCTCATCTACACCTCCGGCACCACCGGCCAGCCCAAGGGCGCCCTGCACGGGCACCGCGTCGTGCTCGGGCACATGCCCGGGGTGGTACGCGCGCTCGACGGGTTCCCCCAGCGCGCCACGACCGGCGAGCCCGGCGACGTGTTCTGGACGCCCGCGGACTGGGCGTGGGCCGGCGGCCTGCTCGACGTGCTGCTGCCCAGCCTCTACAGCGGCGTACCCGTGGTGGCGTCGAACCGGCGGCCCAGCCCCGAGACCGTCGAGCACATCCTCCGCCGCCACAGCGTGACCTGCTCGTTCCTGCCGCCGACCATCCTCAAGATGATGCGCGCCTCCGATGTGGACTATGCGCGCACCGGGCTGCGGGCGGCGTTCTCGGGCGGCGAATCGCTCGGCGAGGCCGTGGCCGAATGGGCCCGCGACGCGCTACGAGTGCAGGTCAACGAGATCTACGGCCAGACCGAATGCAACCTCATCGTCGGCACCTGCCACGCCCGATTTCCGTCCCCACCCGGCTCCATGGGCCGCCCCACCCCGGGCTTCGACCTGGTGCTGCTCGACGAGGTCGGCGAGCCGGCCGCGACGGGGGAGGTCGGTGAGATCTGCGTCCGCCTGCCCAGCCCCAACGCGTTCCTGCGCTACTGGAACGCGCCGGAGAAGACGGCCGAGAAGACCGCCGGCGGCGTCCTGCACACCGGCGACCTAGCGACGGTCGACGACGACGGGAACTTCTGGTTCTCCGGCCGCAACGACGACCTCATCTCGTCGGCCGGCTACCGGGTGGGCCCCGGCGAGATCGAAGACCAGATCCTGCGCCACCCCTCCGTCGACGAGGTGGCCGTGATCGGCGTGCCGGACGACCTGCGCGGGGAAGCGATCGTCGCGTACGTCATCGCTAGCGAGGGCGTCACCGGCTCGGACGAGCTCGCCCACGAGATCCAAGCGTTCGTCAAGGAACGCCTGGCGTTCTACCAGTACCCGCGCGAGGTCGTCTTCCTCGACGAACTGCCCACCACCAACACCGGCAAGATCCGCCGCGCGCAACTGCGCTCCACGTACTCCTCCTCACGCAAGGACGTGCAATGA
- a CDS encoding sodium:solute symporter, translating to MNNPVVIGVVLAYFVLMFAIGAWANTKMKSAKEFLVAGQSLGFFVMAIASFSSIQSGWGMVGGTGQTYAWGLQALIAVGLFAPFGFAVAWFLLGSRLNWIGKKHSVYSVPDLIRIRFQDRTSHATMSVAVFIAAIAYMTAQVTAIGVIISLLLGTSVATSAWIGSLVVAAYTMAGGMLAAVWTDLVQGVLMVVMSVGLFIFAVQVAGGWSPMLETITASSAELLSIDGVKSPTYIFAFGLLIFVGAVGQPQLLTKFLMLRDMTQLKWGAAVAGIAYAVTTLFSVGIGLATRSMVITGDAPELENIDDTAIWFLNSVTHPIVGGIALTGLLAAIMSSASSFITIGASSMMRDLPAAFGVRVVREVLWSRVASGVLVALSVLLTLFLSQVVFLLGALGWAAFAAAIVGPVVMSIYWERATAMAATVTVIFAIVGNLVISSLAAREVITVPTYMQVGGISLLVSILLFYVVSLMTSNRHPNATLAFLYGGSAAVTDGPLAGTASAPATATTTERPDHV from the coding sequence ATGAACAATCCCGTCGTCATAGGCGTGGTGCTCGCCTACTTCGTGCTGATGTTCGCCATCGGCGCGTGGGCCAACACCAAGATGAAATCGGCCAAGGAATTCCTCGTCGCAGGCCAGTCGCTCGGCTTCTTTGTGATGGCCATCGCCAGCTTCTCGTCCATCCAGTCCGGCTGGGGCATGGTGGGCGGCACCGGGCAGACGTACGCGTGGGGCCTCCAGGCGCTCATCGCCGTCGGGCTCTTCGCGCCATTCGGGTTCGCCGTCGCCTGGTTCCTCCTCGGCAGCCGCCTGAACTGGATCGGCAAGAAGCACAGCGTGTACTCGGTGCCCGACCTCATCCGGATCCGCTTCCAGGACCGCACGTCGCACGCCACCATGTCGGTCGCGGTGTTCATCGCGGCGATCGCCTACATGACGGCGCAGGTCACCGCGATCGGCGTCATCATCTCGCTCCTGCTCGGCACCTCCGTGGCGACCAGCGCGTGGATCGGCTCGCTGGTGGTGGCCGCGTACACGATGGCCGGCGGCATGCTCGCCGCCGTGTGGACCGACCTCGTGCAGGGCGTGCTCATGGTGGTCATGTCCGTGGGACTGTTCATCTTTGCCGTCCAGGTGGCCGGCGGGTGGAGCCCGATGCTCGAGACCATCACCGCGTCCAGCGCCGAGCTGCTGTCGATCGACGGGGTCAAGTCGCCGACGTACATCTTCGCCTTTGGCCTGCTCATCTTTGTGGGTGCGGTCGGGCAGCCGCAGTTGCTCACCAAGTTCCTCATGCTGCGGGACATGACCCAGCTCAAGTGGGGCGCCGCCGTCGCCGGCATCGCCTACGCCGTGACCACCCTGTTCTCGGTCGGCATCGGCCTGGCGACCCGCTCGATGGTCATCACGGGCGACGCCCCGGAGCTGGAGAACATCGACGACACCGCCATCTGGTTCCTCAACTCCGTGACGCACCCGATCGTCGGCGGTATCGCGCTGACCGGCCTGCTGGCCGCGATCATGTCTTCGGCCTCGAGCTTCATTACCATCGGCGCCTCGTCGATGATGCGAGACCTGCCTGCTGCGTTTGGCGTGAGAGTGGTCCGCGAGGTGCTGTGGAGCCGAGTGGCCAGTGGCGTGCTGGTGGCGCTGTCCGTGCTGCTCACCCTGTTCCTCTCGCAGGTGGTGTTCCTGCTCGGCGCTCTGGGCTGGGCTGCCTTCGCCGCGGCGATTGTCGGGCCGGTGGTCATGTCGATCTACTGGGAGCGCGCGACCGCAATGGCGGCCACTGTCACGGTCATCTTTGCGATCGTCGGCAACCTGGTCATCAGCTCGCTGGCCGCCCGCGAGGTCATCACCGTGCCGACGTATATGCAGGTCGGCGGCATCTCGCTGCTGGTGTCGATCCTGCTGTTCTACGTGGTGTCTCTCATGACGTCCAACCGCCACCCCAATGCGACGCTCGCGTTCCTCTACGGCGGGTCTGCCGCCGTGACCGACGGCCCACTGGCCGGCACTGCCTCCGCGCCCGCAACCGCCACCACCACCGAAAGGCCCGACCATGTCTGA